A genomic stretch from Pararhizobium sp. IMCC21322 includes:
- a CDS encoding L,D-transpeptidase, protein MLTKRSFVLGLGAMAFAPAAPAMAHNKFKLLEKYQPQTVGFSGYPPGTIIVDPRAYFLYLQLGDDKARRYGVGVGKAGLAFRGTATIGRKAKWPSWTPTSNMIRREPRKYAKFAGGVPGGPGNPLGARALYLYRENRDTMYRIHGTTEPASIGMSVSNGCIRMINQHVEDLYERVPVGAKVVVL, encoded by the coding sequence ATGCTTACAAAGCGCAGTTTTGTGCTTGGCCTCGGGGCCATGGCATTTGCGCCTGCCGCACCGGCGATGGCGCATAACAAGTTTAAGCTACTTGAAAAATATCAACCGCAAACAGTTGGCTTTTCCGGCTATCCGCCGGGAACCATTATTGTCGATCCGCGTGCTTATTTTTTGTATCTGCAACTGGGTGACGACAAGGCTCGCAGATATGGTGTCGGTGTTGGTAAAGCAGGCCTGGCTTTTCGTGGAACCGCAACCATTGGCAGAAAAGCTAAATGGCCAAGCTGGACTCCGACATCCAACATGATCCGTCGAGAGCCAAGAAAATACGCAAAATTCGCTGGAGGTGTTCCCGGTGGGCCAGGAAATCCGCTGGGCGCTCGTGCGCTTTACCTCTATCGCGAGAATAGAGACACCATGTACCGGATTCACGGGACAACGGAACCCGCCTCGATTGGAATGTCCGTTTCAAATGGATGCATTCGCATGATCAATCAGCATGTTGAAGATCTTTATGAACGCGTACCGGTCGGCGCAAAGGTGGTGGTGCTATGA